The DNA segment acaataggatcctgctttaatagtatagatatgttGTGTTGGGTCATCAATTGCCCACCGCTTAGCGGTTTCTTGACTATTTACGAACAACATTCAAAGCCGTggttatatttataagaaacaaaatattataataggAGACGGTCTCTGACCATTAGCTGCCAAGATGAAAATTGTGTATCCAACTTATATCTATGTTgtaaaaaatcacatttaaacaaaaaaaaaaagtccgaTTTCTAGACACATCCTAGAAAACCTTGTAGGAAAAAAGATTATTATCTTgagcgaaaaaaaaaagaatattaccGGAGCCCTCGCTTAAGTTTAATTAGAACACTAGAGATTGACCCGCACGTCCGTGCGGGTGTTAATTTTTacacttttataaattatttgttattttatcattagtgttatatatttaagatgtgtcgtcgtataactaattgtattcaaaatatttggattgaatcgggtaataagattatttttggtacaaatatacaCTCTTTTCAGATACATtggttaattaaatatttttatatttctacacatcaaaatcaaaatcattcagaCCCGAGAGGATCCAACTCAAGCatcatacataaatttataatatccaagtggcgcctaatttaaaaatccaaaaaaattaatcccGAAAGAAACAACTTGTACCTCAATGAGTATCCGAATGTCCATACTTAACTGATTTTGCAAATAGATTAAAAAGGAAACTCTTTCTATATATTtggcaaaaataagaaaaatagaaagaattttttatttaataaaatagttatatgaaGTGAAACATTAAGTGATAATAAATgtaatactttttaattattttgatttaaattattatcttgTTCATATAAACTATGCCTTTGAATTATGTGTTTTGCTATGTAATTTTTCACCAATTGGAACTAAGACAAAAgaaagttttagtaaaacatattaaaccaaactattaaccatatgcaaaactcggttatcttacatttttatttttttttataattgcacaaagttaatattgattaactaataaataaaaatctacattATTACTTTTacggtaaatataattaatgatgtgatatattgttaaagtaatataattaatgaaattactaaaataaaactatacttatatttttatacattaatatttgtttttcataattagtgttttatattttagatatgtcgtaatataactaattgtattcaaaagatccggatcgaatcagataatatggttatttttggtacaaatatccaaacccgtttcaaatacattggttatttagatattttagggtCATATACATCAGAACCAAACTCATCCAGACTCAAAAGGATTCAACTCAAAAcctacacataaatttataatattcaaggagtgagtaattttaaaacaaaataaaacgatACCCGAAAGGAACGACTCGTACCTAAGTGGATATTTAGTgttcatgcctaactgattttataaactaatataaatgatattttttatgtgttttgctaaattaagtgaaactaaaagagttttttttatttagtaagcaATTATAttgagtgaaaaattaagtgacaatgaatgtaattcatttttattattttgatttaagttatgattttattcactaaacatgtttttgaattatgtttttggctacgtaatttttcactgattgaaaaaaaaaatgttatagtaaaacaaattaaaacaaacgcttaaccttatacaaaactcagttattttacttttttgattttataattgacacaaaactaatattgattaactactaaataaaatctacactattattattatggtaatataattaatgatgtgaaatATTGTTAAgacaatataattaatatgagTGAAATATGGAAATACAATTAATGTAGTACTGCTATCTtcgtttccaaacaattttcagttatagtactattcatgtttccaaacattactaaagtgtacttcagttttaataatatagatgtaaaCGTAATCATTAACTAAAATAGAATTGAAATCGATATATGCCTATTTATATTAGACAGTGATCGTCATTTAAGTAGCTAATTCCAATTGTATTCTCTTTTCTTGATTGGGTTTGATGCGTAGGTTGGAGAATTGGCCGGTATAGCTGTTGGAGCAACTGTCATGCTCAACAATCTTGTCGCAGGGTAAGTCTAAATCAAAGGAACTTAAGCTTCATGTTTTCCAGAATCATGGAacccaaatgttttttttgtaacttttaaaccaaaatgtttcttaaacatttgaaaattttataggCCATCGAGTGGTGCATCTATGAATCCCGTTAGGACTCTAGGACCAGCCCTTGCATCAGGAAACTATAGGTCACTTTGGGTTTATATGGTAGCTCCTACACTTGGTGCCATATCTGGAGCAGCCGTCTACACAGGTGTCAAGCTTAACGATAACGTGTCGGATCCCCCACGCCAGGTTAGAAGCTTCCGCCGTTAAGTGAGAGACTTGTCCACAAGTCTTCTGCTTGTTACTGTTACTGTATAATTTATGATAATGTAATGATATGAAAAGCTTTGGAAGCTTGTGTGAAGAATAAAAGGcgatgaaaaaaaagaaaagaataaaaggCGATGTGACTACAAGTCCACGCTCTATGTGTGCATAGCATCGGTTTGTCAATTGCGAACTCGTCTCGTCATTGTTAAATTGTGTCTTGTGTGATAATACACTTTGTTTGGTGTGGGTTTCTCCATTGGTTTGATGTTGTATATAGTTACAGCATCGATTGATGATGTCAGATATTTTGCAAAGTATCGATCTAGACGCAAAAGCGTGAATGAAAactaagaatatttttggaatttGTGAGAATATAAACATCGAAAGTTTAATTggcataaaaataatatataaaaggttaAATCATTCTATTTATCACCGGTTAATTTTAAGTTCGAATGACCATGtccctttatatatttttcataacccagttaaattttgaatgtttaaGCTTATATTCTCACAGGAAGcatgtttgtttattttcaaatgTTGGGTGAACGCTCGTCTAATACGAGAAATGAATATAACTGAACCTTTATCAAATGGAGAAATGTAAATCTTAGAaggataaatttatattaaataaatattacaattatttcaaacacaacaaaaaaatctaaaatcatattttctgcAAAATCACATTTGTACAActgaaaattttttttatcaaaaatgtaATATTGCTTTGTACACCTCTAAAATTTTAGGTTTTCtgtcaaaaattttaaatttatattcttcAAAACCATAAATTCATATTTTATGTCAAACATGCAAAATCATGGTTTACCATCATaactataaaacattttttgccAATACCACAAAGTTGTATTTTCTACCAAATTttctaaatcatttataatCACATTACATAgctaaaattacaaaatcatattttcGCCGGAAAAATAAAGTCATATTTtggcaaaattataaattacatttttaccagaatttcaaaacattttataaaaacattaaatatattttctttccaaataaaaaaaattcattttcttttcaaagCCTCAAAATCGTATTTCTTTGTTAAAAATGTAACATCACATTTTCCAGCTACAACCACGAAGAACCTTTTTGCtaaccgaaaaacccgaaccggtcctgaaccaaacttttatataattcaaatgaggctgattttgataaacccgaaaaaccaagACATAATTGGACAAAACCGAAActcgattgggaccccgaatgccgaGGCCTAAAACTTTTAATGTCAAGTAATGAAGTTGTTATTAGGTGGAACTTCTGAagtaaaactataaaattaaaatttctgaTATTGGTTAGGTTCAAGTTAGTCACTGTTCCGACGGCGTTGTCTGTTTCCGGCGAAAATTCACTGAAGACACGCATCAAGCCATCAACCCTTCTTGCTCAATGGAGACGACGTGGAAAACAAGATGTCTCTTTTTTGTTCATCAAATCCTctgtatttgggtttagaatgaGTTAAATAAATACTGTCATGCTGGGTTTTAAGTTTGATGTCCAATTGTGTATGCTTTGGcctttaataatataaaaagaaaaaaagaaaaaaaaactggtaTCGAGAGCGAGACCGCTGGGAACTAACTAAGCCCTAAGATTCTCAACTGCCGATTCGTCATTGACACAAATCTCAGATCTTATTTTGGCGCTAATGGAGTTTTCCTTACAAGACGACGACTTTGGCGGCGATTTCTCCGCTTCTAACGCCTCCAGAGCTGCTTCAGGTCTCACTCACATTACTCGATTCCAGTAGAATCGTTTATCTAATTGTTCTTCCGTATCATGTTGCAGGCAGCAAAAGAAGTTTCGGTGATCTTGAAGACGATGAAGATGACATCTTCGGATCCAAAAAGGTAATCACAACAACATTTAAAACGTTTTGGATTCTTCATATAGTTACTGAATGTATATATTGCCTCGTGATTCTTGAGCTTTGATAATCAAAAGTCGTGGCCTTTCTCTGTAAAAAGTGAACACAGTATCAGTTTCTCTGGTTATTACTTGATTGGATCACCCGTTTTCTTTCTCGCTGTCTCATTTCCAAACACTATATAGCTCAGTTTGCATTATAAAATATGCTGTTTATGATGACTATTCAGGTTCGTACGAAAGCTGAGGAAGCTGCCCCTGGTGTTGCAACTGGCATGATCCTGTCACTCCGAGAGAGGTTTCTTTTATCCTCAATTTTTGTTTAAAGAAAGGAGATAATGTTTAGTAGTCTTAACCTTCACTTTTGCACTATCTCTTTGGCAGTCTTCAGAACTGTAAAGATGATCTTGCTTCATCTCAGGTTTTGCTGTTGATGATCTctattatattctatttatttctatactgtttcttttttcacgatatcactttttttttgtatctaaCAATCATCATCTTTACGGTCAGAATGAGCTTGAATCAGCAAAAGCAGAGATCCTCAAATGGAAATCAGCGTTTCAGAACGAGTCTTTCATACCTGCTGGAAAATCTCCTGGTTAGCCTTCTCCATGCAACCGTTTGTATATGTGACATTTTCTAATGAATccgctttttcttttttttttctttcagagCCTAGATTTTTGATTGACTacatccaaaatctaaaatcttcTGAGAGATCTTTGAAAGAACAGGTTGGTATTGAGTAATAAAGATGTGTGTATTTATCAGTTGTAGGTTCTTATGGTTTATTTCACATTTCAGTTGGAAATTGCAAAGAGAAAAGAAGCTTCATACATTGTACAATATGCGAAACGGGAACAGGAAATGGCAGAGTTGAAGGTAAAACCTCAAGGAAACTCATTTTGCCTATTCACATGCTTTCGTGTCTGATTCCTTCATTGCCTGTTTCATGTTTTTGTCATAAGACGTCACTAAATAGTCTCTTGGATTTTTTGTATTTCTAGTCTGCTGTTCGTGATTTGAAATCTCAGCTCAAGCCGGCGTCAATGCAGGTAATACATTTCTCCCAAATGTTTATTGTGAACTTTTTTTCTTGGCATCTAATTGTGTGGTTAAACTATTCTGATTTAAACTATGTATTAGGCGAGGAGGCTGTTACTGGATCCAGCAATTCATGAAGAATTTTCACGTTTGAAGGTGTGTGCACCTACTCTTTTTTCTGCCGTCCATTACTATCGACCCTTAGAAGAATGTATTAGGTCGTAACTTAAATCCATAGACAGTTCCAAACTACACAAAGTTTTATTTGAGTTATGAAAGACCACAAAGATGGCTCCTCATGTATCTTGTTTATGTTGCACGACAGAATCTAGTTGAGGAAAAAGACAAGAAGGTCAAGGAACTACAGGATAGTCTTACAGCATTTACTTTTACCCCTCTGAGTTTAAAGGGCAAGATGCTTATGGAAAAGTGCAAAACCCTGCAAGAGGAAAACGAGGAGATTGGACACCAAGCTGCTGAAGGAAAGGTAATAAAGCTTGTTCTGTTCTAGTTCTTTCATTCTGGAAACTTTTTTGGAAAGCGTGAGAAAAGATTGATGGTTTCCTATGTATACTGTGATGGTAGATTCATGAACTAGCAATGAAGCTATCGATGCAGAAGTCTCAGAACGCAGAACTTAGAAAGCAATTTGAAGGTAAGTTATATGTTGATATTAGGTTGAGCAAAGATTTTGTACATACGGGGTTTGGATTGAGCGTTTGTTTTTTCTTGTGTGTGGGGAATTGCAGGACTGTACAAACACATGGAAGAACTAACTAACGATGTTGAGAGATCAAACGAAACGGTGTTGATCCTTTGTCTTTATCCTCTTAATTGGTTTTGTTGGAAATTGGATTTTGAAGAGACAAAGCttatgatggtgatgatgatgattctgcAGGTGATAATACTGCAAGATAAATTGGAAGAGAAAGACAAGGAGCTAGAGAGAGTAAAGAAAGGGATGGAGGTTGTTGTGTCTGATGTTGCTGAAAAGAAAGATGATGGTGAAGATAAAGATCCAAACTACTCGGCTCTCCAAACGATGTTCACTTCTATACAATCTGAGAGATAATTGCAATTGTATTCATTCACGCTCTTATATTGTTCAAAGAGTTTTCTGATAAATGCATGAAAACATTAGTTTCCATTAGGAGGCTTTCTACCCTTTATTTTTCCGATTTTTCATTGATAGCCCGAAGGCAAATAAGATGCACACAATCCAGCCTTGCAAAGATGTAGAGTTTTTTCAAGTGTAACAAAGGGTCTCTCATAGAATTGTCAAACCCCAAATGTTCAAGTACAATGCTACACTAGTGTACACATTAGGCTTTCTTTCTGACTCGCAAGACACATTTGCTTCACAGCAACCCAAATTGCTGCTCAAATACACTACTACTAAGCTAAAAGAGATTGATCACTACGCACAActcaagaaaaccaaataatacAGTAGTAATAGTAGCTAACGATGATGGTGTGATGTGAAGTCAACTGGCCACACATGAACAAAGCCGTGCCTGTTTCCTGTATATATCTCATTGCGTTCTTCATCATAGAATAGAGCAGTTATGTCTTCCAAAGCTTCAGCCACAGCGTTTCTTGTTTGCTTTGAGTTATTCCCCAAAGAACTGCTACTGCTCTCATCTTCTTTTGGTGGTGCACTGCTCAGCTACATATTACTCCAGTCCTTTCAATACACAATGTTTCTTCCAAATGTTCGATATATCAGtacacatgaaaaataaaattattttacaatcTACGCATCCTGTTGACTGTTAGAAATAATAGGCAGCGAGCAGTTGAATTCTTCAATGATTCTATATATTCTTTAAGGtaatttttaaccaatttttaagtctttttcGATATATCATTTTATAGAATGgtttaaaaaatctgaaatttggAAAAATGATTGTTGCTTCTCCTTTTCTCTTATGTTCTTTAAAATAATGTGCAACTATACATTTATACTTATAATTATCCAtctatattatatttgtattataattttttcatgCGAAACATGGGATCAATACTAGTACTTAAATGGATCCTAAActattttatcaaaaactgaTTTAGACTTGAATAGAAAACTGAAGTAGTATACAAAAGtttatgaaatataaatatatatcccttctattttataaaaaatatcatataatattttttcacgtatattaaaatatcattaattttttctatttttaaacaaaatatttttttctatttttaaacaaaatatttttctaattaatacattaaaggttaaaattgagttttagttgaaattctgaattaaaatataaaatgatattctctgtgaaacaaaaataaactctaATACAAAATTGATGAATTAGTAAAAGTCAGGCAAATCTTGTCATTTATTCTAGGTTTAAACCATTTGTACTAAATCTTGGAAATCAGTAACAAAGTGGCACAACATTGGTGATGTCTTCTTAGACACTTTAATGTTCATATATATCaagctattaatttttttttgacaacatgaGGCTATTACATTCAATATGGAGAAGTGAAACACCCTGCGACTCCATTGGCCTAGAAGtccttatcttgtaataaactctataaattaacattcgataaatttttaaacattataaattaataaatttcttcAGTTTCAAGTTTGCTGGTTCAAAATATGATATACATCAATAagataataatgtttttataaaaattatatgtaaatatatggttccattgaaattataaattaataatttatatgtatatatacattttatatatgtacaaaCAAACTATTATATTGTTGTTTTGACTTTAAaatggaattatctttatataattttaaaacttaatatattttgatgagatttagtaaattatatctaaaaccaaatttaaaatatttaaaatatattttatatacaccaaataatataataaaataatatgaatatcgaatttaaaaaatttaattaatgtagATACAcaagaattaatatttttttatttaaaaaaaaaaaatatatatatatatatttaagatagaaaattataaaaatattttttataaattaataattttgtaattttataaataaataaaatttaatcgtTTCAacgttattaatttatagagtttttactgtatTCGAATAATCTAACCTGTAAATGAAGGAATTGGCCCAGACAAAGACGGTCGATTTATTCATTGAACATAATGTAAACTAGTACACGAAATGAGCAAAAGCGACAGAACCCTAATACCAAGCCATGTGATTACCATGATTtctatctttttattattttatcatctCCATTCTTCCTCCAATTATAGTTGTAAGAATTCAATTAATGCACTcgttgaaaaacaaaaatagtaaTACTAATAAATAGAATgatacacgttttttttttttttttttttttttttggtaagaatgtaaaaatattattaccagATTTTCAATTTTGACAGAAATACAGAGAAAACAAGAAGCAGAAGAATTGAAATGCATCTAAACATAAGCTCTACCTAGTCAAAAACAGGGACAAACACCACAAGAGAACCGCTAACCAAACGACTTGACAAAATCGGAACAGACCACTTGCCGCAAAAGGAGGAACCCAGTGAATTCGAGAGTCAGAACCCGGTAGAATTTGGGATACCCGATGATCCGCTCTTTAGGATATGGTTCAACCAAGAACAGCTCGTAGACGACCTCCTAAGCTGCAGCCAACCCAGCCAGACAGTGAAACCCGAGGCGAAGAACACCCGCAAGACAAGGCCGAGACATTATTCAGGAAGGAAGAACCGCCGAGAAGCGCCACACCACCGCACCTGAAACAAAGCAAACGGATACCAACCGCACCACTCCACGAATAGAGCAGTCAGGAGCAAGCCCTAGATCGAACTCCTGAAGCAGGCTGGAACCGCACGCGCCGCCACTAAGACCGAGGACCCAGGATGACAAAGCCACGTTTTCTCACGTAGttatttaattaatcaatgcATTATGCATATCACCGCTGCTCAACATATAACCAACCTTGGCATTCTGGCATTGACCACATGCATTACCATTCCCTTCATTCGAACTCTATTAATCGATTAGTTTTATAAGTATCAATGAGATTTCTAGAAAGTCTATTGAAAACCTTCACaccatttattaatttattgccGTAAGTAAGCAAATGATTTAAATATAAAGGCCGTGGCAAATGTAGAAatattttattccaaaaatTGGTATAAATACGTGTAACAAGTAGTCTTCTTTTGGAAGaacaaataataagaaaataaacaaaaaacagcTCAGAGAACTACAAAGgcgtagagagagagaacggCTTCACAATGAACTCGGATGATAAAAAGGAGAAGGCAGGAGCACCCATGTTAGCAGCAGAAGCACCAAAGTCAAACGCTGACATGGAAACGCAGTCTCCTAACGGCGGCGGTCGAAAACGCAACCGCAAAATCTATATCTGCGTCAGTCTCctcatcctcctcctcatctTTATAGTTCTCCTCGTCTTAGGCCTTACTCTTTTCAAACCCAAAAACCCAACCGCCACCGTCGACTCCGTCGTCGTGGaacggcttcgaacttccgtcGACGTCCTCAACCTCAAGGCCAACCTAAACCTAACGCTCCAAGCCCATCTCGCCTTGAAGAACCCAAACCGCGTCGGTTTCAGCTTCGGCTCCACGTCGGCGTTGCTTAACTACAAAGGCCAGTTGGTCGGCGAGGCGCCGCTCCCGGCGAACAAAGTCGGGCCGCAGAAAACGCTGCATATGAACGTAACGCTGACGTTAATGGCGGATAGACTACTATCCGAGTCGCAAGTTTTCAGTGACGTCATGTCTGGTTCCATCCCGGTCAACGCTTTTGTCAAGGTCGCGGGGAAAGTAAGCGTGTTCAACATGTTCAAGATTAAAGTGAAGTCGTCTGCTTCCTGCGATGTGACCATCTCTGTTTCGAGTCGCAACGTTACGAGTCAGCATTGTAAGTATTCAACCAAGCTGTAGTTTCCTTAATCTATAGTTCTATACTTTTCTTAATCTATAGGTCCCATGTATTATTTGCTAtagaacaaataaaaacaaaaggcaTTTGCCTTTTTCTCATTTTCATATAGTCAATGTTCAGATTAATCAGATCTCAAATTATGCAGCACAGAAGCAGTAAGTAACACGTTGAGTCATTACCAATCAATGTGTCAACGTAACATATGTCTATGTTCTTAACTTTTTTCATGTGAGAAAAAGTCCAAGAACAGCAAATTATCTGATTAATGccataataataatacataataaATTTGTCATGACCAAGCTTAAACGTTACCCCAAACGGTGCCTTGCTGCATGGTTTCTTGTATCAGCACCGTTCTTCTAATCCTTACTTTATCATTGCCTTGACCTTGGCATTGAAACTCGAGAATTCGGATCCAATCTGCAGCTTTACAAGGCATCGGCTCGAGTATTGATGTTCAGCTCAGTTTCACAATTAAGTCGGCCAGGTTCTTGTGAAGAATCGCAAGTCGCATACCGGGGAGAAGCAAGTGGGTGATGTCCATCTACCTTCGGGTGCTTTCCCGACAAAAGGTTCATCGATTCTCCCCTGTCGGCTTACTCTCCACTCTCCAGACCGATACGTTTTGTTGTTGATTTAAGTGACATCGTACAAGATCTACTGTGCGGAAAGAGTTGTGTTGGAAACAAATCCAAAGATCCCATGAAAAGTCAAAGTTGATAGGAATCTTCAAGAAATACTTTGTAGCTATTTGGATATATAGCGAGATCAACCTGGACTTTCCTTCCATGAAAGTTCAGAATCAAGAATGTGAATGAGCACCAAGCAGTGAACTATCCTAGACTGTGTTCTCCATTGTTTGTCCTTAACTTTATCCTTCTTTTAAATCCACttgaaaatctttttaaaactcATTTTTCATTACATCTCACTTGAAAACTTGTAACAAAGATGTAAATAACGAACCCGACACCTATTCTAGACCCTTTCCTATCAATTTTTAACCAGAAAATTCACAGTAACCGTCTCCTCACATCCAAACTCTTTAATCATACAATATGAGAACGAAACCACATTTACCAAGAAGTCTATCAATTACAAAGCGAAAAGTCAAGCAATTACGCAATAACGAAAAGGGACAACACAACCTCTCTTAAACAAGCTCAATATACGCCATAGGAGCATTATCACCTCTCCTTGGAAGAGTTCTAATGATCCTCGTATACCCTCCATTCCTCTCCCCGTACCTATCCGGAACCTCAGCGAACAATGCGTGAACAATCTGCTTCTCGTAGATGTACCCCAGAGCTTGCCTTCTCTTATGCAGAGACCCGTCTTTAGCGAGAGTAATCATCTTATCAACAAACTTCCTCATCGCACTGGCTCTAGCTCGAGTCGTCTTGATTCTCCCATGCTTCAAGAGCTGCGTCGTGAGTCCACGTAAGAGAG comes from the Brassica napus cultivar Da-Ae chromosome A7, Da-Ae, whole genome shotgun sequence genome and includes:
- the LOC106357014 gene encoding uncharacterized protein LOC106357014, with protein sequence MNSDDKKEKAGAPMLAAEAPKSNADMETQSPNGGGRKRNRKIYICVSLLILLLIFIVLLVLGLTLFKPKNPTATVDSVVVERLRTSVDVLNLKANLNLTLQAHLALKNPNRVGFSFGSTSALLNYKGQLVGEAPLPANKVGPQKTLHMNVTLTLMADRLLSESQVFSDVMSGSIPVNAFVKVAGKVSVFNMFKIKVKSSASCDVTISVSSRNVTSQHCKYSTKL
- the LOC106353682 gene encoding FKBP12-interacting protein of 37 kDa, translating into MEFSLQDDDFGGDFSASNASRAASGSKRSFGDLEDDEDDIFGSKKVRTKAEEAAPGVATGMILSLRESLQNCKDDLASSQNELESAKAEILKWKSAFQNESFIPAGKSPEPRFLIDYIQNLKSSERSLKEQLEIAKRKEASYIVQYAKREQEMAELKSAVRDLKSQLKPASMQARRLLLDPAIHEEFSRLKNLVEEKDKKVKELQDSLTAFTFTPLSLKGKMLMEKCKTLQEENEEIGHQAAEGKIHELAMKLSMQKSQNAELRKQFEGLYKHMEELTNDVERSNETVIILQDKLEEKDKELERVKKGMEVVVSDVAEKKDDGEDKDPNYSALQTMFTSIQSER